One stretch of Mycolicibacterium fallax DNA includes these proteins:
- a CDS encoding fatty acid desaturase family protein, whose amino-acid sequence MAITDVPEFAHLTAADIENLGAELDEIRRDIEESLGERDARYIRRTIAAQRALEVAGRLILAASSKRKAWWAGTATLATAKIIENMEIGHNVMHGQWDWMNDPEIHSSSWEWDMAGASKHWRFTHNFMHHKYTNILGMDDDVGYGLLRVTRDERWKPNHVFNVVYNAMLSVLFEWGVALQHLELGKIFKDRDDRQATLVRLGEFTSKAGRQIFKDYVMFPALTSLSPAATYRSTASANAVANIIRNIWSNAVIFCGHFPDGAEKFTKTDMVGESKGQWYLRQMLGSANFENGPALRFMSGNLCHQIEHHLYPDLPSNRLYEVSLRVQQICERYDLPYTTGPFLVQYAKTWRTIAKLSVPDKFLRDTADDAPETRSELMFAGLVVEAEGPSPYGRRGLKSAITAARVARQERRRARKRAAKTPTPVPDAGAPRSGQDGPVAA is encoded by the coding sequence CCGCACCATCGCCGCCCAGCGCGCGCTGGAGGTGGCCGGCCGGCTGATCCTGGCGGCCAGCTCCAAGCGCAAGGCGTGGTGGGCCGGGACGGCGACCCTGGCGACGGCCAAGATCATCGAGAACATGGAGATCGGCCACAACGTCATGCACGGCCAGTGGGATTGGATGAACGATCCCGAGATTCACTCCTCCAGCTGGGAGTGGGACATGGCCGGGGCGTCCAAGCACTGGCGGTTCACCCACAACTTCATGCACCACAAGTACACCAACATCCTCGGGATGGACGACGACGTGGGCTACGGCCTGCTGCGGGTCACCCGGGACGAGCGATGGAAGCCCAACCACGTGTTCAACGTGGTCTACAACGCCATGCTCAGCGTGCTGTTCGAGTGGGGGGTGGCGTTGCAGCACCTGGAGCTCGGCAAGATCTTCAAGGACCGCGACGACCGCCAGGCCACCCTGGTCCGGCTCGGCGAGTTCACCAGCAAGGCCGGCCGGCAGATCTTCAAGGATTACGTGATGTTCCCGGCGCTGACCTCGCTGTCGCCGGCGGCGACCTACCGATCCACCGCGAGCGCGAACGCGGTGGCGAACATCATCCGCAACATCTGGTCCAACGCGGTGATCTTCTGCGGTCACTTCCCCGACGGCGCGGAGAAGTTCACCAAGACCGACATGGTCGGCGAGTCGAAGGGGCAGTGGTACCTGCGCCAGATGCTGGGCAGCGCCAACTTCGAGAACGGGCCGGCGCTGCGGTTCATGAGTGGCAACCTGTGCCACCAGATCGAGCATCACCTGTATCCGGACCTGCCCAGCAACCGGCTCTATGAGGTGTCGCTGCGGGTGCAGCAGATCTGCGAGCGCTACGACCTGCCCTACACCACCGGGCCGTTCCTGGTGCAGTACGCCAAGACCTGGCGGACGATCGCCAAGCTGTCGGTGCCGGACAAGTTCCTCCGCGACACCGCCGACGACGCCCCGGAGACCCGCAGTGAGCTGATGTTCGCCGGCCTCGTTGTCGAGGCCGAGGGGCCGTCCCCGTATGGCAGGCGCGGGCTCAAGAGCGCCATCACCGCGGCCCGGGTGGCCCGGCAGGAGCGTCGTCGCGCCCGCAAGCGGGCCGCGAAGACCCCCACCCCGGTCCCCGACGCCGGGGCCCCGCGGTCCGGCCAGGACGGGCCGGTAGCGGCCTGA